TGCAACAGGCAACCAGTTAAACATTCTTCATGTGACATCATACAAGATATGATGACTGTTTTATCCAACATTGACCTTAAAAAGTTTATTGACCTTCCAGAGGAGATAGGATGTAGTGAGGATGGTTTTGAGTGTGCTGCTTCTTAAAAATTCAGAACTTTCTCTGGCCActgtaataatattgaaaatccAGCTTTAGGAAAAAGTATGACAACTTTTGACCAACTTCTTTCTCCACATTATCAGGATGGTAAGtaaattcattgaaataatttttttaagaactGTACAATAATATAGTTCAAATaggaaaaaaaatccatattagATAGTTCTTGTTTGTATTAATTGTATCTTTTGGATAATCTTTGCACAGCAATATTACATcttgtaagaaatttaaattttaaacatactgccaaattaaagttatttctgtttattcatTTTTCCTAATAGATATGAGTGCAGCAAGAATCCAAGGCATTAATGGATGACCTCTTCCTTCTCCTAGAGTAATCTTAACAACTGTGCATTATGATATAAATACTCCCCATATTAAAAATTCTCTGCTAGCAATGCAATTTGCCCAGTTTGTAGACCATGATCTGACATTTACTCCAATGAACCAAGGTTAGTTAATgtaaaatttctttgtttgtgacTTCCTTTTCAccatgaactaaaataaaactgtttggcaGGTGCaatataatttcactttaaaatagattaattttaacaaagaaaattaaatgaatGCTTTTGGTTTTCATAACAAGTGTGTAATTTCCTAATACAAATTCAATTTAAACCTTATTCATGTTCCCCTTATCAGTATTCAAATTTTCTGTATAACACGGTATCCTCTTAgcataacaataattttagatTCTCTACCAGTTAAATATGTTCCAAAACACAAActtatagctattatttgtttgCCAGGATTTCTTCCTTTACCCACCTAAGCattagtgtgattttttttttctcacttatCACATTCATTTATAATCTCACTTAATTGCCCTTGGTAATATCTGTCTGATGACATTCTCCATCCAAATCAATATGTTCTCTAACCTGATACTGCATATAAATACCTCATTCAAAAGATATTATCAGTGTTTCTTAAAGCATCACTAATGGGTTTCTCAGTGCTATGATTGTTCAGAGGCAATTCAAATGTTCTCCACATTGCCAagtcaatttttattaatttttttttcaattggtAAGCTGGTTTACAGTatgaattttcaaattattatttctggcTTAGAGGCCAATCAGGTCTCTCCCATCCCACCTCTGATATCTGACATCACACAACAAACAAAGGATAGTCACTCTCAGTTGAGACTGCCAGCAATCTTATTCGTAATGAGATGGGACTATATATTCAAGTTTGTGGTGTTCCTTCAGCAGTCCCTGAGGATGCAATTGAGGATGATCCTTCACATTCTGGAAATAATTTACAGTGGTGAGTTTATGGGCTTGCAGCTACAGAGCCCATGGTTTCAATTCCTTATAccagacacagcagataacccactgttacttttctttcacaaaacaaacatacccAATTAAATGTTGTTCCAATCAGCATTAATCAACAGtctttaaatgaaatacaaaaagaaagaGAGCCCACATTTGGATAAATTTCTGATTTGTTTTTCCAGTTGATCATTGAGTGTGTGATGTTTTGGGTCTTCCCCAAGTTACTTTTTACTAGAGGGCTGCAAGGTCTGGGAATTACCGTTTAGTTTTCTCTACATCCACAGATATTGTGGTTCATATATGGATGTTTACTCATAAGTCATGTAAAGGAACAGTTATGCCTTATCTGAAAAAGTTGTGGAAACTTTGTGATTTAGCCTAATACTGCCAAGTGAAAGCATATTCTTACCCTCAAATGCTGCATCAGTTCGGTCTCTTTTTGAATGCTTTTTTCAAGGATGGGGTGCATGCATTAATAGTCTGGAATTCTAAGTATGgatgttaaaggtttctctacaCATTATTTAAATCTTACTTGCTCTTCCAAAGGCAATGCCTAATGGTCTGAGCTTGTTAAAGGGAAATTTGTGAGGCTTGTGTTTTTCATCAAGGAGGTATTTGGTCCAAGGCTTCTTGTTTTTGAATCTTGGACATCCTTTCTTAGTACCACTTTTATCATATCACCCTAGTAGCTTACCATGTTCCAGTAGCAGATCAATTCTCTCAACCCACACAGGCTTTCTCAAGAGAATAAATGCTGTATTGCAAGGTTTTCTGTTGGTTTTAGCTCTCATTTTTCAGTTCTGATTAGTCTACAGTACTATACCTTTGGACATTTTATCAGCACAGATCTGGATTACTGTTTTAGGTATTtcttcaaattaatatattaccCAAAGGTACTAACTATGTTTTGTACCAACTCATTGTCTGGACCTGTTGGTAACATTGGACTAGCAACCACACTCTGATTTCTGCTTCTGTAGTATTATCAGGAGTATGCACCTCTTTCACTTCATCTTCAGCCATCTCTGTGGAGGCAGCCATTATTTAACAGGGTTTAATTAGTTATCCATAAGCTGAAGCTTCAGACATACATGTTATGCATTCTTTAACATGGTATTAGGGTTAAATGTCTAGGGTTGTGATGTACCTGTTTTAGTTTTTGCTTAATTCCATGATGGACATTTTTCAAATGGTACACATATCAGCAATGGTGTGTTGAGAAGAGGTTGAACCCAGTTATATCAGAAGTGCAAACTATAACTCGTTTTTGATGGGGTTCTTTGGCAAGGTTTTTTGTACTTTTCATAATCACTCTGTGTATGGCAGCTTTATCAACTCCTGTCTGACACTGACAACTAGATATTCTTTGAGACCCCAAGCTGCTTGGGGTCCTTTGTCCCAAACAACCATTCCAGTTACCCACCTGGTATATTAAAGTTACATCACAAACCTTTTCTCTATAACTGTTTGTGTCTTGATTCTTATATGTCATGTGTTACTTCTAcctgaaagtttatttttcatgtgacatattataatttatcctggaggagtctctgatttattatattatgcattaaaatttcaaaaacctaaaagttttaattttaatttagaagttaatgaaatgtttatgtatcaaatttatgatattttctaacAAGATTgaacacacaattttctttcttaacaaaaatatatttcaatatacaaataataatacaattgataataacacttaatacaaatagttattacaaataatggtttatatacaagagttttataaacATGCAAACAGTACTCAGTCTTCTATATGGTCTGGAGCTGAATCTTTTATTGATGCTTCACAGAAAGCAAGTTAATCTTATGTTGATACACAAGTACAATTCATTTAATGATGGAGCTTGCTAGCTGTTTCACAGGCACATTCAAGTTTTTTACTGGTTAGGTTATACaatgtcttcatagaaatactGACTCTTgagttaattttctgaagttcAGTGGTTCATGatgtttgaaatctgtaaatgtccctgatcaaatatctgtagttttccaaataataagcatttatcacaattataacttagaggtttatagtatactgactgtagagacccaacaatattaaactatattttggCATGCTGATTTATACTCTTTTAGGTGAAGTTTTCAAAAGTTCAGTaggcaacaatgtaaaacatatattgttgatacacatattgtacattgttgattcttatgccaAAAATCTTCTAtgaatttagtgaataggcagcactcttgcaatacacatttaacaatgtatgttatatacatttccaaatatatatcaaactgaaacaaatgcagatattaaaaatatatactattaAATCCATTACATTCTTTACTGCTAATTTTCAGATGTAGCTGGTACAAGTGGTTTGCACTGATTGTCCACAGATCACTTTACCATTTGATGTCATAAAACCAGTTGATCATACTCAAGACACTCAGACAAGGAAGGGGATTAATCCTTTTGACTGATCCATGTGATCACTACTTCTAAATTCTATGACCAATCagattttcattgttttcatgtTCAGTGAAGATTTTGAAGGTTTTGTTGCCTGTACTAATGTCTTTTAGATGCTAGACAGTGACTTTATATTCTAGGCTCTTTTAAAAGCAAAGAATCTTCTATTAGCCATATCTAAACAGATTTGTCATATTTCTATGTCCTTAGTGGTCCAGCTGATTTGCCCACTGGAGGACCTTTTATGGGTTGTTATGTGAATCTCCTTCAATACTACTCTCTCACATTATTTGCATGATCTGACAGTATATTCATCTGAGAATTTTTGCCTATCCCCTGTAGCTATCTTAACCACTTTAACTGGATAATACAGAGGAAAGAGTATTTTCATTGCTACCTTAGGTTTCTATATCTCATTTTCACAGGATTTCACTTTGTAGTGAGTGGTTATGCTTTTATCAAACTAATTTTGCACTAGCAACTACTGATTCAGCATAGGTTATGTaggttgcaacaggctctgtagaaGTGTGACATTTCATAAGACCACCTTGAGGCTGACTGGATGGTATCACCACTGGCTGGATCTCCACTCTTGGACCATCATGAGTAAAGAATGAGGGAGCCATGCCTTTCCTTGTTGATCATTGGGTTAAATAAATCAGGAttgatttgcttttaaaaatttatagaaCTATGATCATCTCTTGCACTGCCTAGAGAAAAAAGTCCATTGTCTCCTTGTAATTCCAAACTTGAGCGTCCCATCGTGGGTCTTTAGTTTTGCACAATTTGTTTCAAGTCCTTCCCATAATTCTGGAGACAATTAGAATTTATCTTTCCCACATGATTAGGGAGTTAGGATGAGCATTCATAGTTCCAGACTGGATAAATTCTGTTTTCTTGGGCTGAGTATGGCATACAAGATCCAATCATACTGAGCCTGGGGTGTTAGAttttggacttcttcaggtggaggagaaagtttgtttattttggtgaTTCTTACTTTATTGTCATGATTCCAATGGTTTAGAATGTATCACTGTGGCTACAGGTTGGGTTCCAatcaaatatatttctgtatataacATTGCTGTCCAGTTGACATAGCCACCAACGTGGAATATAGGGACCAAATACCATAATTCCAACCCAAAGTTGTGGAACTTCAGCTATCTTGTTGAGGCTAGCCTCTAATGATGATTACTCATGTGCTATTCCACCCTTGATATAGGAAGTAAGTTCCAGGTGAAGGGCATACCTGTTTTGGTTGTAGTGCAGTTCCTTCACTACCACTCTTATCTTGGTGCACCCCTAACCTCTTTCCATGCTTTATGAATGGATGATAATGCCCTCACTGGTACCTCCGTcttctcagtgtgggattctagctattgaGCTAGAGTGAATGTTAGAGACTAGGAAGGTGTCAGTctcaaaaaagtgataacattatgtgaATGAGAATACAATACCAGGATAGAGGGCACATTGATGTAGGTGGAGAGTGTCATGAGATAAATATCACCAGGGCAAATTAATTGGGATGTAAAAAAAACTGAAGGGAGCAAGAATAAATCGGACCAATTCTGGATGGGCAAAGGAAGAAATCCTGGCAGTTAAGTAATAGCTGTAAGTGTGAAAGTAGataagtattactggaaatactttttcaatttaagaaattGATAACTTTCAAACTGTATACAACAGTTACTGTATGTTctatatttaacaatgttttaattttcactgcctttttattttacattctatatGTTGAAGTTTGTTCATTGTCAGTTATTGCATGTTCTGtatgtaacagttttaattttctctgcctgttatcatattttttgtttgtagcaATTTTAAATTTTGACTGACTGTGATACTATCCTCCCTAAGTGGcagtttaaattttgttgtcaGTTATTGTCTTCCATATGTAGCAATGTTGAAATTTTCACTAATGGTTATTTCATTGGTATatatactggtatatatatatagcagttTTAATTTTAGCTGgaagattgttttattttatatatgaaatagtgttttaattttcACTAGTGGTTAATGTATGTAGAAATTTAAGTTTTCAACATCAGTTATTTATGCTCTGTATATAGCAGCACTTTGAGTTTCATTCCAGGgtattgtatattttgtatgtagcaatgttttaatttttacagacAGGCTACTGTATGAAGGGTAGAATATTCAACTGTACACATATTTATTGATCTGTAGCTACTGCACAGAGTCTGTGGAACACACTTCTGCTTGTGTTATCAGTACACCAGTTTGgcagaaaaaaaatccataatttgTGAAAATCTCCTGCAGATTTCTTATGTTGTacatgttttcttatttttatgggAACAACGTAACTGTGCAGTTGTGCCacctgaatatttaattttagaatgtAATTTTTTAGCATTAAGTTTATAACATTGAATTTCTCATCACTtagtaatatgaaaatacaaaatcaattaaaaataactaaaagtggagtttattttgttatttggtgtTATATTTTATCCTAAGATATCGAAGTTTAATTCTACCATATTAGTTTAAAAAGGTTACTTTTTAACTGAGTGTGTAGTTAGATGAACATAGTTGGTTGAGTTGtgtgttcttttaaaaaaaaaaaacagttccaGTTTATTGTATAACAGCATTTTAGTTTCAAACTCTCTCTTATTATTTGTAAACACCTGTCTTCTGTGTATAACaggtttagttttgaatttcaaacttttgttatttgtataatgaatatatatatatacatatatcattaaaataacaGTATTAGGTATTTATGAGTACATTATAATTGTTATGAAATTTCACTATCCATCAGTGATCTACAGAATTTGTATTAATGATGCTGTGGTGTTTATTACAATTTCATTGTTATTATGTTGATATCATTGTATATGTAAGAGCTCtaagttaaaatattgtattatttatgatAACAGTCCTGGTAcatccttttttaaaaattatattcatcATGGCCTGCATGTTGTCTACTATCATCATCTCTATACCTCTCTGTTATGATGTGGTGATGATTGTTTCACAGTCCTAGAATATCTACTAACAAACGTTTTGCTGCTTATCATAAATCTTTTGAggtttcttttaacaattttatgATGTATATCATAAATTTTATGGGTTTTATGTAAGCTGTACTGTGGTGTTCAACCCAGGCCCCTTGGGATTGGTTTTGAACTGTAAAGACTGTGAATCTGGACTCACTGTACATCCAGAATGTTTTCCTATTCATATACCCAAAAATGATCCATTTTATTCAGCAGTTAACTTGAATACAGGACAGGCTAATTGCATCTCATCTGTACGTTCATTGCCTGGACAGCTTAAATTAGGTAAGTCAGTTGAATCTTATTAGTTAATTGAGCACTCCTATTTTGGTAATATGGTGGATGTAGTTAAATAGgaacaaagcaaaataaaactactgtaaaatCATCTGGTTAAGTTACTGCCAATAAGCTTTTTATAACAATTTGTAAGCAAGTtgattttttcactattttactagtttttggtatttaaataaaaattttaaaagaaatgtttgtttacaggctcttatttcagtttcttgaagttttaatgtttaaattcaaataaattgaTATTTCCAAAAATTTCATCCTATTTAGTAAGTGAATTTTAAAGGATACTATTCCTAGTGAATGAAGAGTTGCATATTTACAGGAATAAtatgatgtttattttacaaacacattTTAGTTAGCTGAtagaattaaaatagtttttttcacATAAACATAGTTATCATAAGTAAAATTCTACAAGTAATGAAAACATTGTGCTATTTAAATGGTAACTTGGCAGAAAATTTTGATTATCACAAAAACTGTGTAGTGCTTCTACATAGGATTATTTCTACAAAATAAGTATAAAGTTTAGTCGTAAACAGTAGCTCACTAAAGGTGAATGTGTAAAGTTTTCTATCGGTGAGACTTaaccatatatattttaatattgcattTGAACAAACTATTGGATATGGTGAAAATTGCTTTTGTAGCTGCCATTTAAATTCTAAAAGCGTAAGAACTCAATAAAcctaaaatttgttaaaaaaatcatgttaactGCAGTTTTTATCCCTcacaattgttttaatttgtccATTGTAGATTCAAAATCTGAGACATGTAAAAAATAGCACTTCAGATTTACATTTTGTCTTCCATAAATCACTGCCCAAGAAGCTTTTTATTCAGTACCATATCTTGTCACTTGAGCCAGATGataaaagcaagaaaaaacaaacataagtaaGCATGATGAATGTGAGAATGGACAATgtagattttggttttatttgcattttttgttttacttttatcagAGTAGAAAGATAGGTGTTACAtcaacagtattaatataaagtagCAGTTAATTCTCAAAATAGATATAATCTGCTAGTTTTAGTATAGGAGTTTATTTTAAGCAAGATCATCTGGCAACTAAGAGAAGACATAAATGTTTAACCAACGTTCTGGAGGCAGTAAGAGCTTCAAGTTTTAGGTGGCAATcaggaagagagagagagaagcttTCCAAAGATGATATAAAGGATCTGGAAACAGTGGGTAATGAAGATGAAGGTTTTCAAGATGTACCAAAATCTGTAGAAAACATCAATAGTCATAGTTCTTTTGTTGGATTTGGTAGTTGTATGTTGAAGGTTATCTGGAAGGCATGCATAATGCTCCAGAATATGCTATCTGTGGTAAAGGCTGGAAATGCAGAAATATCCATCCAATGTGGCTATAAACAAAGTTGAATGgtgattttatgttaatataaaacaataggtGTATTTAAGTTCCAGGAAGTTCCTGTCAGTTGTCAGAGCAGGTAGAGTCTGGAGGAGACCTTTTGTCCCTGGTAGATGTATATCAAATATGACTCTAAGATATGTGGCTGTATTGGAGAGTCATATGGAAGTATGTTTAATTTGGAGATCAAACTTTAACAGGTTATGACCTAATCAAAACATATAGTATGTTGGATTAAAGAGAATGACTTCAATTATgctaattaaaataagaaaacaggAATTCCAAATCAAGAAGATATTGACTGCAGCCTGTAACACTTTACTGAGGGTAGCAATGAAAGCTGTGCCATTATTATGTTGAAAGAGATGGATCAGAGATTTATGGATAGGCAtatcagaaatatataatatgcaAAGCAGAGAAACAGAACCTAGCCCTGTGGAACTCATGCTCccaaacaaaaaagaacaaaaatgaatTACCTCAATAATAATAGTTGCTTGTTCAAGGCAGAGTGTACAGCCCATGTAAAGATAAGTGGAATTGCTACATAGCAGAGTTTACAGATAAGAC
This genomic window from Tachypleus tridentatus isolate NWPU-2018 chromosome 10, ASM421037v1, whole genome shotgun sequence contains:
- the LOC143229037 gene encoding eosinophil peroxidase-like isoform X2, with the translated sequence MQFAQFVDHDLTFTPMNQGPLGLVLNCKDCESGLTVHPECFPIHIPKNDPFYSAVNLNTGQANCISSVRSLPGQLKLVKIWFYNREGASCSGRVCCTVASKKLVHIECSTE
- the LOC143229037 gene encoding eosinophil peroxidase-like isoform X1 encodes the protein MQFAQFVDHDLTFTPMNQGPLGLVLNCKDCESGLTVHPECFPIHIPKNDPFYSAVNLNTGQANCISSVRSLPGQLKLGNSLDQIMQVLVATSMETLDNTITQEVTNHLFEDSHTPFSGLDLAILNLQRGRDHGL